The Brassica oleracea var. oleracea cultivar TO1000 unplaced genomic scaffold, BOL UnpScaffold00926, whole genome shotgun sequence genome includes a window with the following:
- the LOC106320445 gene encoding zinc finger CCCH domain-containing protein 24-like, with protein sequence MKCLEDEGWNVPVEQMTIVVGYKCTHVPQELQDNKNVIVHRAHDFDRPHKKIEPTKGNQAADDEMHTLIGNLRETATEPHNILILTGDGDFNEDIQNLEGDGHNVMVVHSRESISERFREDRQIRTFLGLEREADKTAKQRRREWLNEKKAARKYKSAREALSPLADLSYADQLEQKKASIMQKLEKLTGNERKACPNGKSLPELVLQSREIGGLSCKLEGIIESPLTNGYRNKCEFSTGYSGEWKLTVGVVLGTDSAGVTVVEEAVNCPSISKLACQYASIFRSFLEKSRLSVWNMSKSCGFWRQLTVREGSKPGVFSNDEDADSRIAEVMLMVQVCIPIH encoded by the exons ATGAAGTGTTTGGAAGATGAAGGGTGGAATGTACCGGTTGAACAAATGACGATTGTTGTTGGGTACAAGTGTACACATGTACCACAAGAGTTACAGGACAACAAGAATGTCATTGTCCACAGAGCCCATGACTTTGATA GACCACACAAAAAAATTGAGCCGACAAAAGGAAACCAAGCCGCCGATGATGAAATGCACACTCTGATAGGAAATTTGCGGGAGACGGCCACAGAGCCTCATAACATTTTGATCTTGACGGGCGATGGGGATTTCAACGAAGATATCCAAAACCTGGAAGGAGACGGCCATAATGTAATGGTTGTCCATTCCAGAGAGTCAATTTCAGAACGCTTTAGAGAAGATCGGCAAATAAGAACCTTTTTAGGTCTTGAAAGAGAAGCAGATAAGAcagcaaaacagagaagacgTGAGTGGCTCAATGAAAAAAAGGCGGCTCGTAAATACAAAAGTGCCCGCGAAGCTTTGAGTCCCTTGGCAGACCTGTCTTACGCCGACCAGCTTGAACAGAAGAAGGCTTCTATCATGCAAAAGTTGGAAAAACTG ACTGGAAATGAGCGTAAAGCTTGTCCAAATGGAAAATCACTTCCAGAATTGGTCCTTCAGTCTAGAGAAATAG GTGGCCTTTCATGTAAGCTCGAAGGAATTATAGAATCACCGCTTACGAATGGTTACAGGAACAAGTGCGAGTTCTCAACTGGATATTCCGGTGAGTGGAAGTTAACTGTTGGAGTCGTGCTCGGAACTGATAG TGCGGGTGTGACAGTAGTGGAGGAAGCTGTTAACTGTCCCAGTATCTCTAAACTTGCTTGCCAATACGCTTCCATCTTTCGGAGTTTCTTAGAAAAATCAAGGCTCTCTGTTTGGAATATGTCTAAAAGCTGTGGGTTCTGGCGACAGTTGACG GTTCGAGAAGGAAGCAAACCCGGCGTGTTCTCAAATGATGAAGATGCCGATTCAAGAATTGCAGAGGTTATGCTTATGGTTCAGGTTTGTATCCCAATTCATTAA
- the LOC106320446 gene encoding uncharacterized protein LOC106320446 — MPSRRRERGGRRSDQYSGPVAWPAQQTSGTRGRRGRGNAGRGNAPVTSRVIGAADVASSPSSVTSPEVRPRKRSYLDVASSPPSGPVAWPPLQYSGAPVVSSSSSSSATCEKPKVPASDSGASLGRELAENVQITPETTTIQPGFEIVEIARDGNCLFKALSHQLEAHQRDYAEIRRSIVYYMGVNPSTFQDFLREGSGSLDDYCARMANDGIWGGNQELYAAANIFDCRILLHMVNSDGLPK; from the exons ATGCCGTCTCGCCGCCGTGAAAGAGGAGGACGCCGATCTGACCAGTACTCTGGTCCCGTTGCGTGGCCGGCACAGCAAACCTCCGGCACTCGTGGCAGGAGAGGTCGTGGTAACGCCGGACGGGGAAACGCTCCAGTCACTTCCCGCGTCATTGGAGCCGCCGACGTTGCTTCTTCACCATCTTCGGTGACGTCACCCGAGGTTCGTCCTAGAAAGCGTTCCTACTTGGATGTTGCTTCTTCACCACCCTCTGGTCCTGTTGCGTGGCCGCCACTGCAATACTCCGGCGCTCCCGTCGTTTCAAGTTCTTCGTCGTCTTCAGCGACGTGTGAAAAACCCAAGGTCCCTGCGTCTGATTCGGGTGCGTCTCTTGGTCGAGAGTTAGCGGAGAATGTCCAAATCACTCCGGAGACGACGACGATCCAGCCAGGGTTTGAGATCGTAGAGATTGCAAGAGATGGAAATTGCCTTTTCAAGGCTCTCTCACATCAACTTGAGGCGCATCAGCGTGATTACGCAGAGATCCGCAGATCCATAGTGTACTACATGGGGGTAAATCCTTCAACATTCCAGGACTTTTTACGTGAAGGTTCTGGTTCACTTGACGATTACTGTGCAAGAATGGCAAATGATGGTATCTGGGGAGGGAATCAAGAGCTTTACGCAGCTGCAAATATATTTGACTGCAGAATTTTGCTGCACAtg GTAAACTCTGATGGATTACCGAAATAA
- the LOC106320442 gene encoding uncharacterized protein LOC106320442 produces MKSDMRGMKLKKKSPAMSWVEVDREMHTFMAGDLSSHNSERILETLEELIKKAKDMGYFEDKSCVFQDVEESAKERSLHQHSEKLAIAFAVWRNVGGSIRILKNLRNLHSKIEERYNDLNNKFRVLENQFAAINTYQNRQQDSLPGKSEQNPKETMKAITLRSGKELPHRALTKDAEKQGEGVAINIDDEMCHHPEAVVPKKLEDPGCFTLPCVLRPMVFERLKYPVSILEDLPVMVGNYEIPTDFVVLEMRHILHFDIKDVMKKPTVQGQVFYIEEKDALVDELLEELSLEDPLQHALTIEREREILKFLNAGVIYPISDSKWVSPMHVVPKQGGITVIKNDKDELIPTRTVTGHRMCIDYRKLNSTSRKDHFPLPFIDQMLERLANHPFYCFLDGYSGFFQIPIHPNDQEKTTFTCPYGTFAYRRMPFGLCNAPATFQRCMMSIFSDLIEDVVEVFMDDFSVYGSSFSACLSNLCRVLQRCEDTNLVLNWEKCHFMVKEGIVMGHKISEKGIEVDKAKIDVMKKDGKTHVIYYASQTLNDAQMRTAYKTPLGTTPFNLVYGKACHLLVDLEYKALWAVKLLNFDIKRKLKSRWSGPFKVKEFRPYGAIVLWSTDGRDFTVNGQRVKFYMATAPEEDGVSTPLSDPTPA; encoded by the exons ATGAAGAGTGATATGAGGGGgatgaagctgaagaagaagagtccaGCGATGAGTTGGGTTGAAGTCGATAGAGAGATGCATACATTTATGGCTGGAGATTTGTCTTCACATAACTCGGAGCGGATTCTTGAAACTCTTGAGGAGCTGATCAAGAAAGCTAAAGATATGGGGTATTTTGAAGACAAAAGCTGTGTGTTTCAAGACGTGGAGGAGAGTGCAAAAGAGAGATCTTTGCATCAGCATAGCGAGAAACTGGCCATAGCTTTTGCGGTTTGGAGAAATGTTGGTGGAAGTATAAGGATTCTAAAGAACCTTAGA aaccttcactcaaagatTGAGGAGAGGtacaatgatctcaacaacaagttcagagttttggagaaccagtttgctgCCATAAACACTTACCAAAATCGCCAACAAGATTCtttacctggaaaatctgagcAAAACCCCAAAGAGACCATGAAAGCTATCACCCTCAGGAGTGGTAAGGAGTTACCTCATAGAGCTCTCACCAAGGATGCTGAGAAACAAGGTGAGGGGGTGGCcatcaacatagatgatgaaatg TGTCATCATCCAGAGGCTGTTGTTccaaagaagcttgaagatccaGGATGCTTCACATTACCTTGTGTTCTTCGACCTATGGTATTTGAGAGat tgaagtaccctGTGAGTATCTTGGAGGACCTCCCCGTGATGGTTGGAAACTATGAGATCCCTACagactttgtggtgcttgagatga GGCACattctccactttgacatcaaggacgTAATGAAGAAACCAACGGTTCAAGGGCAAGtcttctacattgaagagaagGACGCCCTTGTTGATGAGCTCCTTGAAGAGTTATCACTAGAAGACCCTCTACAGCATGCTTTgacgatagagagagagagag agattcttaaaTTCTTAAATGCTGGTGTTATTTATCCTATTTCAGATTCTAAATGGGTATCTCCCATGCATGTTGTACCAAAACAAGGTGGTATCACTGTAATTAAAAATGACAAGGATGAattgataccaacaagaacaGTCACTGGGCATAGGATGTGTATTGATTACCGCAAACTGAACTCTACATCTAGAAAAGATCATTTTCCACTTccatttattgatcagatgcttgagagacttgcaaatcacCCATTCTATTGTTTCCTTGATGGGTATTcaggatttttccaaatccccatacatcccaatgatcaagagaaaacgaCATTCACATGTCCCTATGGTACCTTTGCATATCGAAGGATGCCATTTggtctatgtaatgctccagccacctttcaaaggtgcatgatgtcaatcttctCTGATCTAattgaggatgttgtggaggtgtttatggatgatttctctGTTTACGGATCTTcattttctgcttgtttgtcaaatttgtgcagagtcctacagagatgtgaagacaccaaccttgtgctgaattgggagaagtgtcacttcatggttaaggaagGTATTGTGATGggacacaagatttcagagaaggGGATTGAGGTGGATAAAGCCAAAATCGATGTTATG AAGAAAGATGGCAAGacccatgtgatctactacgcgAGCCAAACCCTGAATGATGCTCAGATGAG GACAGCTTACAAGACACCTCTAgggaccacacctttcaacctagTGTACGGGAAAGCTTGCCATCTGCTAGTGGATCTTGAGTACAAGGCACTATGGGCAGTAaagttgctgaactttgacatcaaga GAAAGCTTAAGTCAAGGTGGTCCGGTCCTTTCAAGGTCAAGGAGTTTAGGCCATATGGGGCAATAGTTTTGTGGAGCactgatggaagagacttcacagtcaatgggcaaAGGGTTAAGTTCTACATGGCGACTGCGCcagaggaagatggggtttcaaCTCCACTTTCTGATCCTACCCCGGCCTAA
- the LOC106320447 gene encoding bromodomain-containing protein DDB_G0280777-like — MHPQMQQMVNPQSLQQQQLLERMRKRQVTSPRPNMDMEKDRPLVQVKLENPSEMGVDGNAFNPMNPRHQQQIHQQFRQQQQQIAALSNMQQQQQQPGYNQFRQLASMQIPQMQTPTTGTVRAQPVKVEGFEQLMGGDSSLKHETEDKLRSPPTK, encoded by the exons ATGCATCCACAGATGCAGCAAATGGTTAATCCCCAATCTTTACAGCAGCAGCAGCTTCTAGAGAGAATGCGTAAACGTCAAGTTACATCACCGCGACCTAATATGGATATGGAAAAAGATCGGCCGCTGGTTCAGGTAAAGCTTGAGAATCCTTCTGAAATGGGAGTAGATGGAAATGCCTTCAACCCTATGAACCCGAGACACCAGCAACAGATTCATCAGCAGTTCaggcagcagcagcagcagattGCTGCACTGTCGAATATGCAACAGCAACAGCAACAACCGGGCTATAACCAATTCAGGCAATTGGCTTCAATGCAAATTCCACAAATGCAAACACC TACAACAGGAACGGTCAGGGCTCAACCCGTTAAGGTTGAAGGATTCGAACAACTAATGGGAGGCGACTCTTCTCTTAAACATGAGACGGAGGATAAGCTGAGATCTCCTCCTACCAAATAG
- the LOC106320443 gene encoding uncharacterized protein LOC106320443 — protein MTAVSSSLVFPNVGHDGTTCMRKNVTPSSAIYDPLTPIDPTLLEKLMQHIKAIPPKPPAAPGKKEVLTADHESDFHERPWPENEYEWVFDNFMVKPTMFMFKGNGYEDMINGRIPDHCRTNLKWYEDVDHLYGCLQTGGNHWVAYHVDLKKEKIDCYNPIFGEVRLESEQRILNSFKPLTHMIPAMLSAHIPANIQPISRKKFSFRRRSKSYTPQNTQVGDCGVYSLKFVECLALGVMFDGINDQNIQGLWMKMAADILAEGGNVVTNQMMAN, from the exons ATGACAGCAGTTTCTTCATCATTAGTTTTTCCGAACGTAGGACATGATGGAACGACGTGCATGAGGAAGAATGTTACTCCTTCATCAGCAATATATGACCCTCTAACACCTATTGATCCGACGCTATTGGAGAAACTTATGCAACACATCAAGGCAATTCCACCCAAACCACCAGCAGCACCAGGTAAAAAAGAAGTACTAACAGCTGATCATGAGAGTGACTTCCATGAGAGACCGTGGCCGGAGAATGAGTATGAATGGGTGTTTGATAAT TTCATGGTGAAACCCACAATGTTCATGTTCAAAGGCAATGGTTATGAAGATATGATAAATGGTAGGATTCCCGATCATTGTCGAACAAACTTGAAGTGGTATGAAGATGTGGATCACTTGTACGGATGTCTTCAAACTGGCGGAAATCACTGGGTTGCGTATCACGTGgatctgaagaaggagaagattgatTGCTACAATCCAATCTTTGGAGAGGTAAGACTCGAAAGTGAGCAGAGAATTCTGAATTCATTTAAACCGCTGACGCACATGATTCCCGCTATGTTGAGTGCACATATTCCTGCCAATATCCAACCCATTAGTAGGAAGAAGTTCTCATTCAGAAGGAGGAGCAAAAGTTACACTCCACAAAACACCCAGGTTGGCGATTGTGGGGTGTATTCGTTGAAGTTTGTGGAGTGTCTAGCGCTTGGTGTAATGTTTGATGGgataaatgatcaaaatattcaagGTTTATGGATGAAGATGGCAGCAGATATCCTTGCTGAAGGAGGAAATGTTGTGACGAACCAAATGATGGCTAATTGA